The region GTGGTGGGGTTGCCGCTGGTGCCCTCCCACCCCTGGTCGTTGAAGACCGTCACCGCCTTGTCGACCCGCGCGACGGCAATCTGGCTGGTCGCGGTCCTGCCGGTGCGGTCTCCGTTCAGGTTCGTCTCGGCCCACGTCCGGGTCAGCAGCAGCGCCTCGTCACCCACGCCGGGCAGGGCCTCGTTCTTGACGGTGCCCGGGCTCCCGGAGTGGTCGTAGGAGGGACACGCCTGCACCGCGGTGCGCAGACGGCTCATGTACGCCGAGGCGCCATCGCCGTCGAAGGTGAAGATGACCTGGTGGATCATCCCCTGCGGCGTGTTGCTGGTCGGCGCGCCGGCCTTCTGGTAGGTGACGGTCATCGCGGCGCTCGCGGTGACCTGCCGGCCCCCGGTGCCGAACTCGTTGCCGCACAGCTTCGGCAGGGCCTCCTCGACGGGCGTCGTCCGCCGGGGAGACTTCTGCAACTCGGTCGGCAACTCGACGAACGCCGACGTCGGGATCGTCACCGGAGTGCTGGCGCTCGGCGCGGGTGCGTCGGTCGGGTTCGCCGATGCCGAGGTGATCGTCGGTGCCGCCATCGACGGGGTCGAGTCCGGCGGGTCCTCGGTGGACGTGCAGGCAGCGGCGAGTGCGACACCACCCAGCAGCGGGATCAGCGCCAGGACGCTGCTCGTACGGGTGGTCGGTATCGATCGGAATCGGCTCATGATCCTCCCTCGGCTGTCCCTGGGCAGTTCCCGGCGACGAGCCGTCCGAAACGACCACACACCGCCATCGGACGCTAACCGGCCCGGCGGAAATCGGGGTGTCGCCACACCGGTCCGGCCGCTAGTCTGCCGCCATGACCAGCGTGATCGTCCTCTGCACCGGATCGTCGTGCGACGTCCAGGTTGGTGCACGGCGACGCCGGCGATCCGTCGCCCGCCCGCGCTGACCTGTTCTGCTGCGACCGGCGGATCGAGCCGCCGGTCATCAACTGGTCGCTCCCGGTCCGCCCGCATCTCCCCGTTCAACGGCTCGCGTGACAGCGCGGGTCCGAGGAGATCGGCGTACTCATGGATCTTGAAAGGTTGTTGTCCGACCGGCTGGCACCGGCGTTCGCGGAGGTGGCCGGTGCTCCGGTCGACCCGCTCGTGCGGCGGTCTCCGCGCGCGGACTTCCAGTCCGACGCGGCGCTGGCGCTGGCGCGGCGGCTCGGCCGCCCGCCGCGCGACATCGCCGCCGCGGTCCTGGAGCGCGCGGTGCTCGACGACGTCTGCGCGTCGGCGGAGGTCTCCGGGCCGGGTTTCCTCAATCTGACCATCGCCGACCGGGCGCTGGCCGACCTGGCCGCCGGGCTGGCCGGCGACGCCCGGCTCGGGGTGCCGTCCACGACCGCGCCGCAGACCGTGGTGGTCGACTACTCGGCGCCGAACGTGGCCAAGGAGATGCACGTGGGGCATCTGCGGTCGACGGTCATCGGCGACGCGGCGGTACGGCTGCTGGAGTGGCTGGGGCACCGGGTGGTGCGGGTCAACCACCTGGGGGACTGGGGTACGCCGTTCGGCATGCCACCGATCGGACGAAGGACTACGTCCTGGACTGGGAGCGGATGCTGTCGCTGGAGGGCAACACCGCGCCCTACCTTCAGTACGTTTACGCCCGAGTCCGGTCGTTGTTCCGGCGGACCGGAACGGACGCCCGGCTGGACGCGCCGGTCGTGCTCGCCTTGCCGGCGGAGCGGGCGCTGACGGTCGAGTTGCTCGGTTTCGCCGGGGTGGTCACCGAGGTGGAGCGGAGCCTCGAATTCCACCAACTCGCCGGTTACCTGCACCGACTCGCCACGGCGTTCAACGCGTTCTACGCGCACTGCCCGGTGCTGCACGCGCCCGACGAGCTGCGGGAGAGCCGGCTGCTGCTGGCCGAGCTGACCGCGCGGACGCTTCGGCAGGGGTTGCACCTGCTCGGCATCCGGACCCTGGAGCGGATGTGACGAGGCGGCCCGGTCAGCGGGCCCTCTTCGTCGCCCGTTTCCGGGGCGGCGTCAACAGGTCGGCGATCTGCGCGATGGCGGAGGGCACCAGGCGGTAGTACGCCCAGACCCCGCGCTTGTCGCGCTCCAGCAGGCCGGCCTCGGTGAGGATCCGAAGGTGATGACTCACGGTCGGCTGGGAGAGGTTGAGCGCCGCGGTGAGGTCGCTGACGGAGGCTTCACCGTCCGGTGCCGACTGGATCAGGCTGAGCAGCCGGAGTCGCGCCGGATCGGCGAATGCCTTCAGCACCCCGGCGAGGCGCTCGGCATCGGCCCGCTTGATCGGGTCGCCGGCGAGCGGCGAGATGGCAGGCATGGCAGTTTTCGCAGTTCCCACGCCTGCCATAGTGACACCAACACCATCGATAAGCCGGTAGAACCGACACCAGTACTCCGATGGCGTCCAGATGGCTGAACGGACCAGCCGAACGTGAGTCGAATCTCGACGTCCGTGGTGACGTAGGGACCGTGTGGGGCTCCGCCGCGCCCCACACGGTCCCTACGCCGGCGTACGCGTCGCCGGATCAGCCGGGCCGTCGGGTCAGCGGCGCGGCTTGGGTGCGATCCGAGGCAGCACGTACGGCGGCCCAGCAAAGATCAGATCGGACTTCAACTCGTTGTACGCCCGCTTGGGCTGGTAGTTCTCGTCGTAGATGGTGGCCAGGCCCTCCGGCGGGTCGTTGAACCAGTCCGGCACCCAGGAGTACTTGTCGCTGAAACCCCAGACCGTGTACGAAAGGCAGCTCCGCACGGCGAGGCAGGCCTTCATCAGCACGCTGAAGTTGGCGGCCGACGCCTGCAACCGGGGGTTGATCTCCTCCGAGTTGCCGGCCCGGACGGCCTCCGTCATCTGACTACGGACGTCGACCTCGGTGAACGCGGTGGCGACTCCGAGCCCGCTGAACTTCTTCAACGCGGCGGTCACCTGGAGGGTGTCGAAGTTGCCGTACTGGGTGCCCAGGTGACCCTGGGCGCCGACGCCGTCGATCGGGACACCCTGGGCGCGCAGGCCCTTGGTCATGTCGTAGACGAACTGCGTCTTGTCGTCGGCCGGGTTGCCGGAGCCGAAGGCCTCGATGTTGTAGTCGTTGTAGAACAGCAGGGCCTTGGGGTCGGCCGCCCGCGCCCAGCGGAACGAGTCGGCGATGTAGCCGGGCCCGAGGTTCTGCGCCCAGAAGCCCTTGTAGTGCAGGGTCGACGGGGTGTCCCACGGGTCGCTGACGGCCTCGTTGACCACGTCCCACTGCCAGATCTTGCCCTTGTAGCGGTTGACGACCGTGGTGATGTGCTTGCGCAGCAGCTCGCGCAGCTCCTGCTTGCTGATCGAGCCGTCGGCGACGCCGCTGGTCAACCAGGCGGGCAACTGGTTGTGCCAGACCAGCACGTGACCGCGCACGCTCTGCCGGTTGCGCTTGGCGAACTCCACGAACTGGTCGGCCGCAGCCCAGTTGTAGGTGCCGCGGGTGGGCTCCAGCACCTCCCACTTCATCACGTTCTCGGCGGTGACCGAGGCGAACTCGGAGGAGGCCAGCGCCCGGTACTGCGGGTCACCGGCGTCGTTGAGGGCATC is a window of Micromonospora sp. WMMD961 DNA encoding:
- a CDS encoding metalloregulator ArsR/SmtB family transcription factor; this translates as MPAISPLAGDPIKRADAERLAGVLKAFADPARLRLLSLIQSAPDGEASVSDLTAALNLSQPTVSHHLRILTEAGLLERDKRGVWAYYRLVPSAIAQIADLLTPPRKRATKRAR
- a CDS encoding endo-1,4-beta-xylanase, giving the protein MKLRQWTTVGVVAVATVAALNTVPATAGRPYDPTAQSLGALGLRHGLHVGTAVNMDALNDAGDPQYRALASSEFASVTAENVMKWEVLEPTRGTYNWAAADQFVEFAKRNRQSVRGHVLVWHNQLPAWLTSGVADGSISKQELRELLRKHITTVVNRYKGKIWQWDVVNEAVSDPWDTPSTLHYKGFWAQNLGPGYIADSFRWARAADPKALLFYNDYNIEAFGSGNPADDKTQFVYDMTKGLRAQGVPIDGVGAQGHLGTQYGNFDTLQVTAALKKFSGLGVATAFTEVDVRSQMTEAVRAGNSEEINPRLQASAANFSVLMKACLAVRSCLSYTVWGFSDKYSWVPDWFNDPPEGLATIYDENYQPKRAYNELKSDLIFAGPPYVLPRIAPKPRR